The genomic segment aagatcggtttatatggcagctatatcaaaacatggaccgatttgaaccatacttagcacagttgttggaagtgataccaaaacatcacgtgcaaaattttagtcaaatcagaagagaattgcgccctctagaggctcaagatgtcaagacccaagatcggttttatatatcagctatatcaaaacatggaccgatttggcccatttataatcccaaccgaccaacactaataaaaaagatatgtgcaaaatttcaagcgcctagctttagtccttcgaaagttagcgtgctttcgacagacagatggacggacatggctagatcgacttataatgacatgacgatcaagaatatacatatatactttatggggtctcagacgcatatttcgaggtgttacaaacagaatgacgaaaaaagcatacacccatcctatggttgagggtatgaaaataaataatacggccctgcaggcggagatcgggacgatcacggaatgcgtgagaggTGGTGCTAATTCGAGGACGtctttctttacggatagtaagtgatatcatgtgtagggcatgcgtggaagatgatgagacgttggagcatttcctatgtcattgcccgactttcgcggctaacagacaccggcacttaggtgggaagaAAATACCAGACTTAAACCAACTAaaaggcgtggtatggaaaacaatttgggattttgtaagcagcacggaattcctgacttaaattttccttTACAAGGTATCTTTTTAGTACttagagggcacaacaagccgattactgtctaTGATGTATGTCTATTGCGGCATAGGGCGCataaatatccgcaccctcttttcaatctaatttAAACCTGGTTTAAAGAGAGCAATACCGATGAAAAGAAGCAAACATAGGCGATTATTTTACATAAGAAAACGACTTGTTGCGTAGCAACTGTGATTGTACTCTTCTTGGgcgtcgtgaaatgtaaattttccctatatgaaaaaaacaaattatagcGAAACGacacttttcatcaatattttcggcttatttttttatatggagtttcaccgcgAAAACCAACCTTTAGTTAGTTTTGGCCGtcagtacaaaattttataacgcATATTTTTGTCCAAGAAATTAATTctaatatacaaataaaaaaatattttgttgttcttttatAAAAGCCCTTCAAAATTgattggggatttttttgggggaaattaatttttaattggggatttttgggCACAAAAGAATAGACATTCGGGGACAAGGGACGGAAAAATACTGGCAACACTGCATTCTGTAATGTTTCCATCATATGATCGAACATATGATGGTGGAGTTGTCGCTACGGCGACaacagaagaaaaaacaaaatgtataaaacaaatgtttttgccagaaaaacatatttttttttttttggactttaattgaaatggcagagtacgactctatatgccaggttgtacttccgaagttggtgtccccaccaactgtatataaaaacacgtgtaataaaattacagaattaaaaacaatgtacagttataactgtactgagtataacgatgactatgcaccgaatcccgaagcgtccacttcagacgaattctaaatgcaaagtGAGAAAAacatattataaataaaatgttgaagtgTGAATTGCCCCCAAAAAAAGGCCGAAATAAACCCAAAGTAATGAAGGAATGGGCTGAAGACGATATTTTCAAGCTCATTTCGTTGGTAGAAGGAGAAGATTCCCTGTGGAATGCTGGAAGTAGAGGATACCACAACAAACAACTTCGGGACAAAGCGTGGCGGCAAATAAGCGAAAACTTTGAAGGTAAATATACAACGTCAGACCTAAATGCAAAGTGGACAAATTTGCGAATTCAATATCGTGGTTATGCTACCAGAACAAAAACCAAATCGGCAAGAGGCGCTGTTAAACCTCCTAAATGGAGATTTTTTTTAACGTGATGAGTTTCGTAGGAAGAGCAGAGGAAATCCAAACACAAGAAACAACGGCGAATATCTTTTTagaaattgaatcagaaagtaattgtAAGTGTTTGTCTAAATTAAAATCTCTTTTTGTTGCTTTGCACtaaatattatttcatatttttgttgGCAGCTGCCAATAATTCTGCTTCATCATCTTTGTCAACACTGCCCCCCATGTCAACACCACTGCGGCCACAACATTCGACTGTGCAATCCGCAATAACCCAGATTGCGGAAACTATGCGGGAGATTGCAATGAAAGAACGCAACCAAAATGTCTTGGATCCCAACATTTCGTTTGCCAATTATCTTCTAAGTGAACTGAAGACACTCAGTGACAATGGCGCTGCGTCAGTGCGAAAGAAAGTCACATTGTACTTTTTACAATGTGTGGAAGAGGAGAGAAACAACCAATTTCAGTGAAGCATTCAACATTTAGAGTAATTGGATTTGGGAATTTCGAGAAAAAATTAGAAACTCAATCAATGTAATGATAATGCAATTATTTTTCCTTCCGAATATTTATTGAATCGtgaattgtttattttaattaagttaAGTTGTGAATTAAAGATCTCATTTTTATTAAACACACCACAAGGGCATAGTCATATGTAACCATGTTACAGCCATTAAAAATCATGATATTCACTTGAATATTTGTACAAATCTTTATTTTATATCTATATACATACTAATACATTAATTTTCATCTATTTGCATTAATTTCTGTTTGCAAATTGATATAAAGACCTatcgtggcaatatgggattctaacgAAACGTATTAGAGAGCGGGCTGCCAGACTGATATCTATATCAGAAACCAATAGGGAACTTAAATGTAAGGCCTTTGAAAGTAAAATACGTATATGATTCAATCTTTTAGGGATACATTTTTCGGAGGTCGCCGCACCCCTCAAAAAACACCGTCCAAACAGGACCTACTATGTATTTGTcgaccgtggcaatatggggcttaaacaaaaggtatttggtattgGAGCATGAATTTGGTGTAATTTTTCTGAGCCATGTGTGCGGCGTGGCCTGCCCACTTACCCCAAAACCGgaaaatttaccgaccacggcaatatggggttcaaatcaaAGATATgtgagagtaaagcacaaatatgATATCATTTTCGGAACAAAGGGTCTGGCGCTATAAAACaccccaaatattgggttgcccaaaaagtaattgcggatttttcatatagtcggcgttgacaaattttttcacagcttgtgactctgtaattgcattctttcttctgtcagttatcagctgttactttaagcttgctttagaaaaaaagcgtaaaaaaagtatatttgattaaagttcattctaagttttattaaaaatgcatttactttcttttaaaaaatccgcaattacatttgggcaacccaatagaacttatttactgaccgtggcaatatgggggtcaaataaaagatatttgagagtctTATGGTACTATTGAAGTATctatttgaacaaaaaaatctattaaaaacaagtataaaGACATAAAGTTCGGCCtgcatacccatcacctcgggtacatatgtaaaccccctttcgtcacaacccggtgaaaattggctaacttaagcacccaaattcggcacggacattgagtggtctaatacatatgtcatttttcaattttgtagaataaaatattggtctttttggcagatatatccaaaaaatcgggaggctcagaaaaacttactgtttcaaatttcagcaaaatcgggtaataaaattttagcgaaatcgggtaataaataaaacttttatgggcttcagaccctttatatatatctactaactgacccgggcccgctccgctgcgccttcttttactttatatggaacaaaagtttccttggaatatttattttcgacaattaaaggtcttttagtgaaatatcatgcaaacttgactaacagtttaacaatataagtgcctttatctgaatcccacatgatctttattggtgtacgaatttaagtttggatgtaaggtgtactccattcttaaaatacttcatttcagcccgatattctcatgatgtctgatttagtggggttttcgggggagaggtggtcctccagatacttggcctgaaaaatatcagcatcttgctcttctctcaaatatcatttatttaaaccccatattggcattggcttaagaggagattccaggatgaggcgtcccccaaacacttggtcccatatttggatatcagataagtattctacattcaaataccatttatcagattcgtattctactcgcaaatacctctcatttgagtcccatactgccaaggtcagtaaatatgtccgatttaggggtgttttggggcttggggtggtccccctagcacttggtccgacaataggATGTCAtcatacgttttcttatcctaaatacctttcatttgagtcccatattgtcgtgattggtctaaatatatgtttggtaggttttagggtggggcagcccccctaggtgccccatccgaaatttggataccaaatttttatttttagggtactacatgagagcacacaaaatttcgcttaaatcgccccacccatctccgagatctggcgtttctgaaaattagggtaagggggagggtccgcccccccttcagatatcaaaaaatgtagtaccctattttcaccaaggggtcattatgcaccatctgtgatttttcaagaaaatcggttcagccgtttctgggtCTATAAggtaaacatacaaacaaacaaacatacaaacaggcaaacatacaaacaaacaaacacaaattgatttttatatatgtataagatatggtctatatggcagctatatctaaattcagtccgatctgaaccacatttgggtcctatgttgggaggcctaaagatactcactgtttcaaatttcagcgaaattggttaaaaattaatgcttttatgggcttcagaccctttatttggagatcggtctatatgatagctatatcttaatatagttcgatttaatccatattaaggtcagatgtcggggggcctaatgctacttactgtttcaaatttcagcgaaatcgggtaataaataaagcttttatgggcttcagaccctttatcggcagatcagtctatatggcagctatatttaaatatagtccaatctagaccatatttgaatcctatgttgggaggcccaaAAATacccaccgtttcaaatttcagcgtaatcgggtaataaatagcgcttttatggacttcagaccctttatcgtcagatcggactatatagcagctatatcaaaaaatggtccgatttggcccgttcaagaacttaaccagcgtgcatcaaaaagacgtatctgtgccaaacttcagcccaatatctcaatttttgtagGCTgtaagtgattacaacagacgggcggacggacagacacacttaCAACGTTAaatcgtcataaaattttaagatgatccgaaatatattgggttgcccaaaaagtaattgggcattttaaaagaaagtaaatgcatttttaataaaacttagaatgaactttaatcaaatatacttttcttacacttttttctaaagcaagctaaaagtaacagctgataactgacagaagaaagaatgtaattacagagtcacaagctgtgaaaaaatttgtcaacgccgactatatgaaaaatccgcaattactttttgggcaacccaatatgtactttgtagggtcggaaattgatatttcgatgtgttgcaaacggaatgactaaatgaatataccccctatcatacggtggtgggtataaaaataggcctTAAAACTTGCTATAAATGatgccaaaaaataaagaaaatttttatatgtatatttcaCAAACTTATTCAACACATTTGAGCgtaatttcgcaataatttgcaaattaaTTTTCCATTAACGAGGTAACAATAAGAGGAATTGCATTCGACATGCCAACATGCATGAATCTAATCTGTGCCACTTTTACGATATTAGTACTACCAAGCAGGTCGTAAGTCTTGGTCGTATACGGTCTGGTTTATACACACCACTACATTGCGTTTTACTCACCGATAGATGTCGCTTAATTTGATGGGGTGGGGACGGTGGTGTTTGTCAAAGATAACTTTTATCGATGCTATTGAGAAGTGTGTAAATTTTACAGCAGAGGGCTCTTGCACACAATTAAATGTTGAATATGGTGGTAAAATTTGAAACTCGCACAAAGATTGATTTCCGTCGAAAGTTTCTTCGATATTGGATTTTCGTACAATATCCAtatttttaaccaaaatttcgcccaaattctatttttatagaaaattttgaaaattgtaacGTTACTTTAAGTTGATTtgattttcctaaaaattttctcaaaaacttaattttcgttgaaaatttcgtcgaacttttatttttattgaaaatttcgtctaaattatatttttataaaaaattgcgatgaaatttttttatagaaaatttcgtcagaattttatttgtgaaaaatttcgttgagattttattttatagaaaattccattgaaattttatttttatagaaaattcgtcaaaattttatttttgcagaAAATCTCTTAAAAACTTGATTTTCGTGGACAATTTCATGGAActgttatttttatagaaaatttcttgaaattttatttttatagaaaatttcttgaaattttatttttatagaaaatttcttgaaatttttatttttatagaaaatttcttgaaattttatttttatagaaaatttcttgaaattttatttttatagaaaatttcttgaaattttatttccatagaaaatttcttgaaattttatttccatagaaaatttcttgaaattttattttaatagaaaaattcttgaagttttatttttatagaaaatttcttcaaattttatttttatagaaaatttcttgaaattttatttttatagaaaattatttgaaattttatttttgtagaaaatttcatttaaattttatttttacaaaaaaaaattattgaaatcttatttttatagaaagttaGCTGAACCGGCCCCGcttcgctgcgtcttcttttgctttatatggaacaaaatcatcctttgaatattttttttcgacaattaaagagcttttagtgaaacaccatgctacgaaaatagtatatgcatatcgTTTGCCTTACAtaataagtgcctttatctgaattccatatgatctttattggaccacGTATTTGCTTGGAACGTTTCAATGACATTCTTAATAGACTTTACTttcgcccgatattctcatgatgtccgatttagtagtgctttcgggggtgaggttgtcccctaggccttgaaaacatatcagcatcgagctcttgtctcaaataccatttatttacaccccatattgccattggtttaattagagtttataggatgaggcgtcccccaaacactggaccccaaaattggttatcaaattttct from the Stomoxys calcitrans chromosome 1, idStoCalc2.1, whole genome shotgun sequence genome contains:
- the LOC131998581 gene encoding uncharacterized protein LOC131998581 — its product is MEIFFNVMSFVGRAEEIQTQETTANIFLEIESESNSANNSASSSLSTLPPMSTPLRPQHSTVQSAITQIAETMREIAMKERNQNVLDPNISFANYLLSELKTLSDNGAASVRKKVTLYFLQCVEEERNNQFQ